From one Mytilus galloprovincialis chromosome 13, xbMytGall1.hap1.1, whole genome shotgun sequence genomic stretch:
- the LOC143057068 gene encoding uncharacterized protein LOC143057068, with product MWIRLERKINGLLKSQSLKIIATCRLQIWKSKSFERFKEYFTTTECNLSSEKFAITTEEKRSIAESYLGKAVLREISDEILHKAEMFPLLCSIYSNSKHKNVNEFFLCPYEVFERELNQMQNFNGGCTVGLALLVVLNNKINKTMFYDTPSSDTNDMFDSLFEDCNISYKFTRSHILSCLQSLEGTFIKESAKEIVTRHDRIFDIISLYFGRQIISSILNYGNRNFVRKRIQFESINEEHNKFTILLPVNNEDLYFKNLHSDILQRKFFNLFSIYQIKYESFQEKFLSYISKHTNTVKLLTSNRWPLYLCSWFDIRTVANFLIVNQTHNTKLDNVASKKDEMSDTYAMTFDNALDETLMSFITLGQRKIQSIQSDHNIYNSIEDYTEVQDCEKVIDENTDSTDNEDLTEYYKRKGLNVFFEYLKVNNAPLMVCCALGHLFLTELFIKYFDINTSDMFGNSPLVLSVSQNQYDIAKLLISNGAIINEFENQQNCPLFQACALGYLNIVELLLENGARSNTSFNGDAFPLIIACEMGHGTIVDVLLKYKTNVNHQIKEGLSEGNTALYVASRNGFTSIVQCLVLAGADVNLANTRGQTPVFIASLKGHLEIVELLLQYNCNINQLDDIGGSPFYFSCQNNHIDICKLLLRQTAKPDVNIRPYNFGHTPLIVSSFKGDLQLVNLLLQHNCDVNLQDKGMRSALHYAVFKNHKNIVRILLENNINVNLLDSQQKSALLYACEKGHTDIVQLLLDDKCISNKAFKCEINQGTKSGTLPLWVACFKGFTEIVKLLLQQSCEVTKVDEKGGNSFYIACQNNHIDICNLLIEHHVERDINISLNDSGYTPLIIASFKGNISVVKLLLKNNCNINLCDKENRSALFCAVRGNQIEIVKLLLDHDADFNLCDVNQRNVLHVAAMYGFTDILKLLLTYISDIDAYDSHRQTALHFAVKKGQEDIVKELLERNCNPNLCNDEFQSPLHTASYFGYANLVKILLEYNSNAYIRDEFKRTALHRAVEKENKEVVQIFLQSNHDVNVSDYYRGPALHIAILENYEDIVDLLLQCSRCDINLKNEELKTPLFIACEQGKQNLVKLLLEKTNTPDIPNSSGQTPLFIACYKGYSEIVLMLVEAESSTSLKDKQERSPLHVACQYNHVKTVQKLLNLEDKPDVNTQSNSGQTPLMTAIQYGHNEIIYALLQSECDMNIKDSQQRTAFYYARQCHKIFIFDLLSIDM from the coding sequence ATGTGGATTAGGCTTGAAAGGAAAATTAATGGGTTACTTAAATCGCAAAGTCTTAAAATAATTGCAACATGCAGATTACAAATATGGAAAAGTAAATCTTTTGAAAGATTTAAAGAGTACTTTACAACAACAGAATGCAATTTATCAAGTGAGAAATTCGCAATAACAACTGAAGAAAAACGTTCGATTGCAGAATCATATCTTGGAAAGGCAGTTTTAAGAGAAATTTCTGATGAAATTTTGCACAAAGCAGAAATGTTTCCGCTTCTGTGttcaatctattctaactccaaacataaaaatgtaaacgAATTTTTCCTGTGCCCATATGAAGTGTTCGAGAGAGAATTGAATCAAATGCAGAATTTCAATGGAGGTTGTACTGTTGGGCTGGCTTTGTTGGTTGttttaaacaacaaaattaacaaaacaatgtTTTACGATACACCTTCAAGTGACACGAATGATATGTTTGACAGTTTGTTTGAAGATTGCAATATTTCCTATAAGTTTACAAGGAGTCATATCTTGTCTTGTCTGCAGTCCCTTGAAGGTACATTCATCAAAGAAAGTGCGAAAGAAATTGTTACTCGTCATGACAGAATATTCGATATCATTTCATTGTACTTCGGCAGACAAATAATTTCTAGCATTTTGAATTATGGGAATAGAAACTTTGTTCGCAAACGTATTCAATTTGAATCAATAAACGAAGAACATAACAAATTTACCATTCTACTACCAGTAAACAATGAGGACTTGTACTTCAAAAACCTTCATTCAGATATTTTACAAAgaaagttttttaatttgtttagcaTATACCAAATCAAATATGAATCATTTCAAGAAAAATTTCTCTCCTATATTTCTAAACATACGAATACAGTTAAACTATTAACATCAAATCGGTGGCCACTTTATCTCTGTTCTTGGTTTGATATAAGAACAGTTGCAAACTTTCTTATAGTCAACCAAACTCACAATACAAAGCTTGACAATGTCGCCTCTAAGAAAGATGAAATGAGTGATACATATGCTATGACCTTTGATAACGCATTAGATGAAACTTTGATGAGCTTTATAACATTAGGTCAACGTAAGATACAATCGATTCAATCCgatcataatatatataatagtattGAAGATTATACTGAAGTCCAAGATTGTGAAAAGGTGATTGACGAAAATACTGATTCTACTGATAATGAGGACCTAACTGAGTATTATAAAAGGAAaggtttaaatgtatttttcgaatatttgaaagtaaacaaTGCCCCTCTCATGGTTTGCTGTGCTCTGGGACACCTTTTTCTAACAGAACTGTTTATAAAGTACTTTGACATCAATACTTCTGATATGTTTGGTAATTCACCATTGGTACTTTCGGTATCTCAAAACCAATATGATATTGCAAAACTTTTAATAAGTAATGGAGCTATCATCAATGAGtttgaaaatcaacaaaattgtCCATTGTTTCAAGCATGTGCACTAGGCTATTTAAATATTGTTGAACTTCTTTTGGAAAATGGAGCTAGATCGAATACAAGTTTCAATGGGGATGCTTTTCCGTTGATAATTGCTTGTGAAATGGGTCATGGCACAATTGTTGATGTACTTTTAAAGTATAAAACTAACGTTAACCATCAGATTAAAGAAGGTTTGTCGGAGGGAAATACAGCACTTTATGTTGCAAGCAGGAATGGATTCACATCAATTGTACAATGTTTGGTGCTGGCAGGAGCGGATGTTAATCTTGCGAATACGCGAGGACAAACACCAGTCTTCATTGCAAGTCTTAAAGGTCATTTAGAAATTGTAGAACTGCTTTTACAATATAACTGTAACATTAATCAGTTGGATGATATAGGTGGAAGTCCATTTTACTTTTCATGTCAAAACAACCATATTGATATTTGTAAACTGTTGTTAAGACAAACTGCGAAACCAGATGTTAACATCCGGCCTTATAATTTTGGACACACTCCATTAATTGTATCAAGTTTTAAAGGGGATTTACAATTGGTCAATTTGTTACTTCAACATAATTGTGATGTTAATTTACAGGATAAAGGAATGAGGTCAGCTTTACACTATGCAGtctttaaaaatcataaaaatattgtGAGAATTTTGTTAGAAAATAATATCAATGTAAATCTCCTAGACAGTCAACAGAAATCTGCCTTACTGTATGCATGTGAGAAAGGGCATACAGACATTGTTCAATTACTTTTAGATGACAAATGTATCAGTAATAAAGCATTTAAATGTGAAATAAACCAAGGCACCAAATCAGGTACTCTACCGCTTTGGGTAGCTTGCTTTAAGGGTTTTACCGAAATAGTGAAATTATTACTCCAACAAAGCTGCGAAGTAACTAAGGTGGACGAAAAGGGAGGTAATTCCTTTTACATAGCTTGTCAAAACAACCATATAGATATTTGCAATTTACTTATTGAACACCACGTTGAGCGGGATATAAATATAAGCCTTAACGACTCGGGTTATACACCTCTTATAATTGCTAGTTTTAAAGGTAACATTTCTGTTGTTAAACTGCTGttaaaaaacaattgtaataTCAATCTATGTGATAAAGAAAATCGTTCAGCATTATTTTGCGCAGTTAGAGGAAATCAGATCGAAATTGTAAAGCTTTTGTTGGATCATGATGCAGACTTTAATCTCTGTGATGTTAATCAACGAAATGTTCTACATGTTGCTGCCATGTATGGTTTCACAGACATACTAAAACTATTGCTTACATATATTTCTGACATTGACGCTTATGACTCACATCGACAAACAGCTTTGCACTTCGCAGTGAAAAAGGGACAGGAAGACATTGTTAAAGAACTCCTTGAAAGAAATTGTAACCCAAATCTTTGTAACGACGAATTTCAATCTCCGTTACATACTGCCTCATATTTTGGTTATGCAAACTTAGTTAAGATTTTACTAGAGTATAATAGTAATGCTTATATCCGAGATGAGTTTAAGAGGACAGCACTGCATCGAGCAGTCGAAAAAGAAAACAAGGAAGTTGTTCAAATATTTCTACAGTCAAACCACGATGTCAATGTAAGCGATTATTACCGAGGACCTGCCTTACACATCGCTATCTTAGAAAATTACGAGGATATAGTAGACCTACTGTTGCAATGCTCAAGATGTGATATAAACTTAAAAAACGAAGAACTAAAAACTCCGCTTTTCATTGCATGTGAACAAGGAAAACAGAATTTGGTAAAGCTACTACTTGAGAAAACAAACACTCCCGATATTCCGAATAGTTCCGGGCAAACGCCCTTGTTTATCGCGTGTTATAAAGGCTATTCTGAAATAGTGCTAATGTTGGTTGAAGCGGAAAGCAGCACCAGTTTAAAAGATAAGCAAGAAAGGAGTCCTCTTCACGTAGCATGCCAATACAACCACGTAAAAACAGTTCAAAAGCTCTTAAATCTGGAGGACAAACCAGACGTAAATACCCAATCAAATTCTGGTCAGACGCCATTAATGACAGCCATACAATATggtcataatgaaattatatatGCATTATTACAAAGTGAATGTGATATGAACATCAAAGATAGTCAACAAAGAACAGCATTTTACTATGCTCGGCAGTgtcacaaaatatttattttcgatttacttTCAATTGATATGTAA